The nucleotide window AGACTGTTGAAGCTTTAAATAAAGCTTTAGAGATCCCTTATAATATAGAGCGGGATTATAAGAATATTACAGATACAGAATATCTCTTCACTAAAATTCCAAAGTTTCTTTTAGAGTTGATCAACTATCTTTCTGTAGATTCGTTAGAACATATAGATCTTTTAAACGATATCATAAAAGACTTTGAAGGCTTAAAAGCGCCTTCTAATCAAAAGTATGTGATTAAGCTAGATCTTAAGACTATGACTATCGAAGAAATATTTCAGAGCTTGTTAGCTGATGAAAAGATATTAGAGCATGCGTATTTAGATATCTATGATAACACTGATGAAGAGTTGGTAAGAAATAACTATAAAGGATCTTTAGTGATATTTTACTGGCTTTTTAAGAGTTTAGCGCAGCTGGAAAAAAAGCACTATGATATGATTATAGATTATCAAAACAAGATACAGCATCTCGAAACCTCTAATAAGATATTTGGTACTGTAGGAAATATCGAGTTTAAGAAATTATGATATAAAAAAAGAGATTTATCAAGAATTTTTAAATACTATTCTGTATTTAACATTATCAAAGGCAATGGCGTTTGCCTTAAAATCCAGTTCTGGTGATAACGCCTACACATAGAGGATTGAATCTTATGACCAATTTTAAAGAGACTTTGCCTCAAATAAAAGTAATTAGAAAAACCAAAGTAACAAAAAAAAGTGCTGTTAGTCATGATAAAATAGATGATGCTGATGAAAAACAGATTTTATGTACTATCAAAAAGATGTTAGAGCATGACCTTGAAATCACCAGTGAGAATATAGAGGCGTTTAAAGCACATTTAGATGAGCTGAATAAAGAACTTGATTATTATAAAAATCTTATTGAAGTTGCCAGAAACGATGCAATTTTTATGGACCATAAGATAAAACTTCTAAACTCTGAAAATATAAAGATGAAAAAAGATGAACATTGAGAATCTAGTTAAACTGTTTAATTTAAGTGCTCGTGATATATCTGAGAATCTAGTCTCTGAAGATTGCACTATCACCATTTCAGAGCTAAAAGAAACTTACAATATTTTAAAATCTAGAAAAAACGAGCTGGAAATTATAAAAAATCAGGGTGTCAAAATAGAAAGTGAAATTGCAGGATTAAAATTCGAATACTTTTCTATATTGAAAGATAACCAAATTCTAGCCATAAATTTATCCGGTTTGCTGGCTGAAAATGCACAATTAAAGAAAAAATCCGGAATTTCAAAAATTGATGAAAACACTGACTACCTCGAAATAATAGATAGATATCTTTTTAGTTTTCGAAAATAACAACATGTATCAATTGAATATTATAAATATGTTCTTATTTTTTTATAAATTATCACTTTTATAAAAAAATTTATAATTTTATAATCTATGAGAAACACATAGTTTTAGGGTATATTAACAAAAATATTTATATAGTTAGATAACAATATACTATTTAAATAGTTAAAAAGGAGGTGATTAGAAAATGGTAGGTGTTAATGATCTTGCAAGGGATGTTGCAAAGAAAGCAAACATGACACAGAGAGAAGCAAAGAAAGTTATAGACACATTAATCAGCACAATTGTTGATAAGGTAAATAAAGGAGAAAAGATCAATTTAGTGGGGTTCGGTATATTTGAGAGAAGAATACAGAGTCAGAGAAAGGCAAGAATCCCGAAAACAAAGAAAATAATTAATGTGCCACAGAAGAAAAAGTTTGTATTTAGAGCATCCAGTAAAATAAAATACAAGAAATAAATTAATTTTTTATATTTTTTTAATTTTTCTGGGTTGGAGGATTGGCCTTTGCAGACATAGATTTAATATCAATGGCAAATAATGCCATGCCTGTATTGAGCGAAGATCTGTAATTATCCATCAATTTTGCAGACACATGCTCTGCATCTGATGCATATTTTTTTATGAATGCGTTAAACGCATTCTCTTTTTCTGCATCATCTGTTACAACGCGCACTGTACCCTCAAACATAACACTGAAATAAGAGGTGCTAATGTCGCATGCAGTTTGTGCAGAAATGGTGTTGTTCCATCGAGCTACCAGAAAAGATGCATTTGCGTTTTTATGGATAATATCCCATTTTCTTCCAGCTCTGGCACTGTGAAAATAGATTTTATCATTAAGATACAAAAAATTCACAGGCACAGCATATGGCTTATCATCATCTACAAGTCCTAAAGTTCCAAATTTTTCTGTTTTTAAAAACTCGGTAATTGCTTTTTTATCTTTTACTTCATTTTTTGAATAACGCATAGCTGTGTTATAGTAACAGTGTTAATAAAGGTTTTTTGTCTTTTTTTCAGATCTTTAAAAAGCGTTTCAATGTCTAAAGAGAATAATCGTAAAATTTATATAAATCATGATTGTTAGTTTTTACGCAGTAAAGATGAATGTTTACTTGAAACTGGAATTTATGTCGGATCGCATTTTTCAAAGTAATTTAAGCTTTTTAGAGCCCTATTATTTTGATTACAAAAAGTGTTATAAGAGCATATCTATTCTTGACAATCCGGCATTTTCATACATAATGTTGAGTTTTTTACATTACAAAAAAAAGAGGTGTGATTAAAAATGCAAGATTTTCTTTTGAGCAAAGAAGAAAAAGAGATAAAGTACAAGGCTAGAAGTGTTGTAAAGTCTGTGCCTCATGATCTTATCCGAGACATAGAATCCGAAACTGTAAAATTTCCCAAAGAGTTTATAGAGCTTATAGCGAAAGAGAATATTACAGGGTTAAGGTTTCCAAAACAGTATGGTGGTAGAG belongs to Thermoplasmata archaeon and includes:
- a CDS encoding HU family DNA-binding protein — its product is MVGVNDLARDVAKKANMTQREAKKVIDTLISTIVDKVNKGEKINLVGFGIFERRIQSQRKARIPKTKKIINVPQKKKFVFRASSKIKYKK
- a CDS encoding pyridoxamine 5'-phosphate oxidase family protein, with the translated sequence MRYSKNEVKDKKAITEFLKTEKFGTLGLVDDDKPYAVPVNFLYLNDKIYFHSARAGRKWDIIHKNANASFLVARWNNTISAQTACDISTSYFSVMFEGTVRVVTDDAEKENAFNAFIKKYASDAEHVSAKLMDNYRSSLNTGMALFAIDIKSMSAKANPPTQKN